From Aspergillus fumigatus Af293 chromosome 5, whole genome shotgun sequence, a single genomic window includes:
- a CDS encoding putative MFS transporter — MALKGVSETDNGKAEGEIYSESADLPPLTTTTERKLMAKIDWHIVPCLCVMYLLAFLDRVNISNAAILGLQKDLNIENTKYNTALTIFFVPYVLFEIPSNILLKKLKPHVWLSLCMFLFGFVTICQGLVSSWGGLMTTRWFLGMFETGMFPGCFYLLGMWYKRSEAQKRFSFFFSSTTLAGAFGGLLASGLGEMAGLRGYNGWRWVFIIEGVLTCVVSLVWFFVLPDFPEDVKWLNDEEREFIRAKLAKDVGAAGRDVKLTVRDVLAVFKDYKIFIGGFMYFGQIVTAYGYAYFAPTIIKTYGYSSIKTQLYSVAPWAAAFGFSMLIATLSDKFRHRYIFAMIPMLIAMGGFGILLNVHGVAHRNVQYGALFMVTGGCYSSMAVVVCWYAMNLSGHRRRGVGTAWQIGFGNIGGIIATYSFLAKDAPLYRNGYIISLSFLCFSAACCTAYLAAVWYDNRERDRAMANGATIELTEQEQEQLGDLAPNYRYTY; from the exons ATGGCGTTAAAAG GCGTCTCCGAAACAGATAATGGTAAAGCCGAGGGCGAGATCTATAGCGAGTCCGCGGACCTCCCTCCGCTCACTACCACCACAGAGCGGAAGCTGATGGCCAAGATTGACTGGCATATCGTGCCGTGCCTCTGTGTCATGTACTTGCTCGCCTTTCTCGACCG AGTCAACATCAGCAATGCCGCGATTCTCGGGCTGCAGAAGGATCTAAATATCGAAAATACTAAGTACAACACTGCGTtgaccatcttcttcgtaCCCTACGTCCTCTTTGAGATTCCATCCAACATATTACTGAAGAAGCTAAAGCCCCACGTATGGT TATCGTTATGTATGTTCTTATTTGGCTTTGTGACGATCTGTCAAGGATTGGTTTCGAGCTGGGGTGGCTTGATGACCACCCGCTGGTTTCTTG GCATGTTTGAGACGGGAATGTTCCCTGGGT GCTTCTATCTGCTGGGAATGTGGTATAAGCGCAGCGAGGCACAGAAACGattcagcttcttcttcagctctaCTACCTTAGCAGGCGCATTCGGTGGTCTTCTCGCCAGTGGTCTTGGAGAGATGGCCGGACTTCGTGGCTACAATGGCTGGCGATGggtcttcatcatcgaaggCGTCCTTACCTGTGTTGTTTCGCTTGTCTGGTTCTTCGTGCTTCCAGACTTCCCAGAAGACGTCAAGTGGCTGAATGATGAGGAGCGAGAGTTCATTCGTGCGAAGCTTGCCAAGGACGTCGGCGCCGCTGGTAGAGATGTCAAGCTGACCGTGCGCGATGTGCTGGCAGTCTTTAAGGACT ATAAGATCTTCATTGGTGGCTTCATGTACTTTGGCCAGATCGTCACGGCATACG GATACGCGTATTTCGCCCCGACCATCATCAAAACTTATGGCTACTCTT CGATCAAAACCCAACTCTACTCCGTGGCCCCATGGGCAGCCGCGTTCGGCTTCTCCATGCTGATTGCAACCCTTTCTGATAAGTTCAGGCACCGCTACATTTTTGCGATGATTCCCATGTTGATTGCCATGGGCGGCTTTGGGATCCTGCTGAATGTTCACGGCGTGGCTCACCGGAATGTTCAGTATGGGGCGCTCTTCATGGTGACCGGTGGTTGCTACAGCTCAATGGCCGTAGTTGTATGTTGGTACGCCATGAATCTGAGTGGACACCGTCGACGGGGCGTGGGAACAGCATGGCAGATCGGATTCGGTAACA TTGGCGGTATCATCGCTACCTATTCATTCCTGGCGAAGGACGCACCGCTGTACCGAAATGGGTATATCATCAGtctttccttcctctgcttctccgcagcATGCTGTACCGCTTATCTTGCAGCGGTCTGGTACGACAATCGGGAGCGTGATCGCGCCATGGCTAACGGTGCTACCATTGAGCTTACGGAAcaggagcaagagcagctggGCGATCTTGCGCCCAATTACCGCTATACTTATTGA
- the pex3 gene encoding peroxisomal biogenesis factor 3, whose protein sequence is MIGATRRWFRRNRKGLAIGAGIIGAGYLAGQYVLSKITEAREQMSSDRIARENLRRRFEQNQTDCTYTVLALLPTAAEGIVEALPVEELTKELQKKRAERLARLQAGEGTVSDLSSVSPSAADDDRRSLSSFQSDGFVRTSQVGESSFDSEGPARVKRNKTQLWNEVKITSVTRSFTLIYTLSLLTIFTRIQLNLLGRRNYLSSVISLATPPANTSTIKLEDHDDDDLTQTLGNDFETNRRYLAFSWWLLHRGWKDLMNEVQAAVTDAFGSLNPREDISVGRLSELTLDIRKKVEGNTPEERRSRRWLPYLLPPREEEEHLLEESGVAGVTEPTTSQSASTLRHLLDETADLIESPTFGRVLQGLNDECFDLLMQNCIQEAFQSSPQASESVPQSFTSVATVVPQVKTADVKTKLANVLAVMARQAHVIGNGTNPPNIYLSAMDQNVRNLEAFAAVIYSSNFDFQLPGAEQKEEQVTAERDHSDTSSTAPVMVDKDDTQDLNQASPSAVAENNSAFEKAWGKAVESSE, encoded by the exons ATGATTGGAGCTACTAGACGCTGGTTCCGACGCAATCGCAAAGGTCTCGCGATCGGGGCTGGCATTATTGGAGCTGGCTATCTCGCAGGACAATATGTGCTTTCCAAAATCACAGAAGCCCGGGAGCAGATGAGCAGCGATCGAATTGCCCGAGAAAA TTTACGGCGACGTTTCGAACAAAATCAGACGGACTGTACCTATACTGTGCTGGCTCTCTTACCAACCGCAGCGGAAGGTATCGTCGAAGCCCTTCCCGTGGAGGAATTGACCAAAGAATTGCAGAAGAAGCGGGCGGAGAGATTGGCTCGACTCCAGGCTGGGGAGGGAACCGTGTCGGACCTGAGCTCGGTGTCACCGAGTGCAGCCGATGATGATCGAAGAAGCCTCTCAAGCTTCCAGAGCGATGGGTTTGTCCGTACAAGTCAAGTAGGAGAATCGTCCTTCGACAGCGAAGGGCCGGCACGGGTAAAGCGCAACAAAACTCAACTCTGGAACGAGGTTAAGATCACTT CTGTCACCAGATCGTTTACTCTCATCTACACCTTGTCCTTACTAACTATTTTCACCCGAATCCAACTCAATCTGCTTGGTCGCCGAAATTATCTATCCAGCGTGATCTCCCTGGCTACTCCTCCGGCAAATACCTCCACGATCAAACTTGAGgaccatgatgacgatgatctgACTCAGACCTTGGGAAATGATTTCGAGACAAACCGACGATATCTTGCATTCAGCTGGTGGTTGCTCCACCGTGGCTGGAAGGACCTGATGAACGAGGTACAGGCTGCAGTCACAGATGCGTTTGGCTCTTTAAACCCACGGGAAGATATTTCCGTGGGGAGGTTGTCGGAATTGACTCTTGACATCCGCAAGAAGGTGGAAGGCAACACTCCGGAGGAGAGAAG AAGCCGAAGATGGCTGCCCTATCTGCTCCCTCCTcgcgaagaggaggagcattTGTTGGAGGAGTCGGGAGTTGCGGGGGTGACTGAACCCACGACCTCTCAGTCAGCTTCGACCCTGCGACACCTTCTCGATGAGACGGCCGACCTGATTGAATCGCCAACCTTTGGTCGCGTCCTGCAAGGCCTCAACGATGAATGTTTTGACTTACTGATGCAAAATTGCATCCAGGAGGCATTCCAGTCGTCACCACAAGCGTCTGAAAGCGTGCCGCAATCATTCACCTCGGTTGCCACAGTTGTCCCACAGGTGAAGACAGCGGATGTCAAGACGAAGCTCGCGAATGTCCTTGCTGTGATGGCGCGGCAGGCGCATGTTATTGGCAACGGCACAAATCCGCCGAACATCTATCTTTCCGCCATGGACCAGAACGTTCGGAATCTGGAGGCCTTCGCAGCCGTCATTTACAGCTCGAACTTTGACTTCCAGCTGCCAGGCGCggagcagaaagaggaacAAGTCACTGCCGAGAGAGATCACTCTGATACGTCTTCCACGGCCCCAGTAATggtggacaaggatgataCCCAAGATCTTAACCAAGCTAGTCCAAGTGCAGTGGCTGAGAACAACTCGGCTTTCGAGAAGGCATGGGGAAAGGCAGTGGAGTCGAGCGAGTGA
- a CDS encoding autophagy-related protein 101, whose protein sequence is MEPRRTPPEYFLEIFADTTTVRDILKGILNLIFFHRYFPSIRPTTFDVLDFTLPAIDDAELETLIESRISALVRQHTSATSTHEGGGGVRGRIAVEFYEKKRKRSGVWFSGLAGKGEEEVCWEVWNLDVTIATPRTESERAKVRKAMENMLQKAALKILAVVNRDKDHIPPITTSDSNPFPYRIVLNPRSDGWQNRFGLY, encoded by the exons ATGGAGCCCCGCAGGACCCCTCCAGAGTACTTCCTGGAGATCTTCGCAGACACAACCACCGTGAGGGATATTCTAAAAG gcatcctcaacctcatcttcttccaccGTTATTTCCCATCAATTCGACCGACAACCTTCGACGTCCTCGACTTCACCCTCCCCGCAATTGACGATGCAGAGCTCGAAACCCTGATCGAATCCCGCATCAGCGCCCTGGTCCGCCAACATACCTCCGCTACCAGTACGCAtgaaggcggcggcggcgtaCGCGGTCGCATCGCGGTCGAGTTTtacgagaagaagcgcaaacgcTCCGGGGTGTGGTTCAGCGGGCTAGCGGGcaagggagaagaagaagtatgCTGGGAGGTGTGGAACCTAGATGTGACGATCGCCACGCCGCGGACAGAATCAG aacgcgccaaagtccGCAAGGCGATGGAGAACATGCTCCAAAAGGCGGCGCTGAAGATCCTCGCCGTCGTCAATCGGGATAAAGATCACATTCCGCCGATCACCACCAGCGACTCTAACCCCTTTCCCTATCGAATCGTTCTGAATCCCCGCTCGGACGGCTGGCAGAACCGGTTCGGCTTGTACTAA